In the genome of Gammaproteobacteria bacterium, one region contains:
- the lgt gene encoding prolipoprotein diacylglyceryl transferase has product MFASIPSPSTNTLSIGPLTIHYYGLLIGIGVLVAIWVTMRRFARYGGDPHLAETVSIWAVIGGLLGARAAYVIPRWAEVTSGGLWHAFAIWEGGLAFFGGLTVGAIVGVVLMLVHKTPGKGRFWNVAAFADAATIGLPAAQAIGRWGNYVNQELFGTPSNLPWAVQIAPEFRPAQYADVATFHPTFLYESAWNALLVIPLLLWIEKRYKIARGNMIMGYLVFYGLGRFLFEFIRTDSATHVLGFRANQLVAALVVVVAFAIFVVRQVSAARGYANASTSVSVAAAAVSASGSAGFQDEIEQATTRPVDAIDRNDDATASSDGPPGDG; this is encoded by the coding sequence ATGTTCGCGTCGATTCCCTCCCCATCAACCAACACGCTGTCGATCGGCCCTCTGACGATTCACTACTACGGGCTGCTCATCGGCATCGGCGTGCTCGTCGCGATCTGGGTGACCATGCGGCGGTTCGCGCGCTACGGCGGAGACCCACACCTCGCCGAGACCGTGTCCATATGGGCGGTCATCGGAGGGTTGCTCGGGGCCAGGGCTGCGTATGTGATCCCTCGCTGGGCCGAGGTGACCTCTGGGGGTCTGTGGCACGCTTTTGCGATTTGGGAAGGTGGTTTGGCCTTCTTCGGTGGACTGACCGTCGGAGCGATCGTCGGCGTCGTCCTCATGCTCGTCCACAAGACTCCGGGCAAGGGGCGGTTCTGGAACGTCGCCGCGTTCGCGGATGCGGCGACGATCGGCCTGCCTGCCGCCCAGGCGATTGGACGCTGGGGCAACTACGTGAACCAGGAGCTGTTCGGTACCCCGTCCAACCTTCCATGGGCAGTGCAGATCGCCCCAGAGTTCCGACCTGCCCAGTATGCCGACGTGGCCACCTTCCATCCGACATTTCTCTACGAGTCGGCATGGAACGCGCTGCTCGTGATCCCGCTGCTGCTATGGATCGAGAAACGGTACAAGATCGCCAGAGGCAACATGATCATGGGGTATCTGGTGTTCTACGGTCTCGGTCGTTTCCTCTTCGAGTTCATCCGCACCGACTCCGCCACGCACGTGCTCGGGTTTCGGGCCAATCAGCTCGTTGCCGCACTGGTGGTAGTGGTTGCGTTCGCCATATTCGTGGTTCGACAGGTGTCGGCTGCGCGCGGCTACGCCAACGCGTCGACGAGTGTCTCGGTTGCAGCCGCCGCAGTCTCCGCTTCCGGGAGCGCAGGATTCCAGGACGAGATCGAGCAGGCGACTACCCGGCCTGTCGACGCAATCGACCGCAACGACGACGCTACGGCTTCCAGCGACGGGCCGCCGGGCGACGGGTAG
- a CDS encoding leucine--tRNA ligase produces the protein MASYDFTAIERKWQERWEKDRVFTADEDDPRPKFYNVQMYPYPSGDLHMGHLRNYTYTDLLTRYQKMRGRNVLAPMGWDSFGLPAENAAIQTGVHPRVFTEQRIVKMSEQLKRLGAVYDWDREVAAHTPEYYRWTQWLFLRFFEQGLAYKKNAPVNWCPKDQTVLANEQVVDGECERCGTPVEHRDLDQWFFKITDYAQRLLDDLATLDRWPERVRTMQENWIGRSEGAEFTMQVAGRPDLTFSVYTTRPDTVFGMTFVVVAPEHPLVEELARGTEHEAEVRAFVDHVRRESEVERLSKDGEKRGIFVGASAINPANGQKVPIFIADYVLMSYGTGAIMAVPAHDTRDFAFAKVHGLPIPVVIAPPEWDGSDLDEAYTGDGVMVNSGPFNGLRAPEEGKPAVTAWLEEQGIGKASVQLRLRDWLISRQRYWGAPIPIVHCPSCGTVPVPDEQLPVLLPDIEDYAPKGRSPLAADPDFVNTTCPSCGGPAERETDTMDTFVDSSWYFLRFTDPHNDELPFARDKVDYWMPIDQYIGGVEHAVLHLLYARFFTKVLYDLGMVGFQEPFTALFTQGMLTKDGAKMSKSKGNVVAPDPYYERYGADAIRLYELFIGPPTDDAVWNDRGVEGTARFLDRVWRLGTETASFETREPAPADLAIRQTAHRTLAKVTGDIERFAFNTGVAALMEFNNALLAYVRSGARKETFDDVYGLLLQMLAPMAPHVAHELWELTGHETMLATEPWPRFDPALIVEDVITMVIQVNGKVRDRVRVPADITQDDAEEIALTSERIRSWTDGKTIRKVISRPPRLVNIVVG, from the coding sequence ATGGCGTCGTACGACTTCACAGCAATCGAACGCAAGTGGCAGGAACGGTGGGAGAAGGACCGGGTCTTCACTGCCGACGAGGATGATCCGAGGCCTAAGTTCTATAACGTGCAGATGTACCCGTACCCTTCGGGGGATCTCCACATGGGGCATCTGCGGAACTACACCTACACCGACCTGCTGACGCGCTACCAGAAGATGCGTGGGCGCAACGTCCTCGCTCCAATGGGTTGGGATTCGTTCGGGCTGCCGGCGGAGAACGCCGCCATCCAGACGGGGGTTCATCCACGGGTATTCACCGAACAGCGGATCGTGAAGATGTCCGAGCAGCTCAAGCGTCTTGGCGCGGTCTACGACTGGGACCGGGAGGTCGCCGCTCACACACCCGAGTACTACCGATGGACCCAATGGCTGTTCCTCCGCTTCTTCGAACAGGGTCTTGCCTACAAGAAGAATGCACCGGTCAACTGGTGCCCGAAAGATCAGACGGTGCTGGCCAACGAACAAGTCGTCGACGGGGAGTGCGAACGTTGCGGCACCCCGGTCGAACATCGTGACCTGGATCAATGGTTCTTCAAGATCACCGACTATGCACAGCGTCTGCTCGACGACCTGGCGACACTCGATCGATGGCCGGAGCGTGTCCGGACCATGCAGGAGAACTGGATCGGGCGGTCCGAGGGGGCCGAGTTCACCATGCAGGTTGCGGGGCGACCCGACCTGACGTTCTCCGTGTACACGACTCGACCGGACACGGTCTTCGGGATGACGTTCGTCGTGGTTGCCCCGGAGCACCCGCTCGTCGAGGAACTGGCGCGGGGCACGGAGCATGAAGCGGAGGTACGTGCGTTCGTCGATCACGTTCGGCGCGAAAGTGAAGTGGAGCGCCTCTCGAAGGATGGTGAGAAGCGAGGCATATTCGTGGGTGCCAGCGCGATCAATCCGGCCAACGGCCAGAAGGTGCCGATCTTCATCGCCGACTACGTTCTCATGTCCTACGGTACCGGGGCGATCATGGCGGTCCCCGCCCACGACACCCGTGACTTCGCTTTCGCCAAGGTGCACGGTCTCCCGATCCCTGTCGTGATCGCACCGCCCGAGTGGGACGGCTCTGATCTCGACGAGGCCTACACGGGTGATGGCGTCATGGTCAACAGCGGGCCGTTCAACGGACTGCGTGCTCCCGAGGAGGGCAAACCGGCCGTCACCGCGTGGTTGGAGGAGCAAGGCATTGGCAAGGCGTCCGTGCAACTTCGCCTGCGCGATTGGCTGATCAGCCGGCAGCGGTACTGGGGGGCACCCATCCCGATCGTCCACTGCCCATCCTGCGGCACCGTGCCCGTACCGGACGAGCAGCTGCCGGTGCTCCTGCCCGACATCGAGGACTACGCACCCAAAGGCCGGTCGCCGCTGGCCGCCGACCCCGACTTCGTGAATACGACTTGTCCATCCTGTGGCGGCCCTGCGGAGCGAGAGACGGACACGATGGACACGTTCGTCGATTCATCCTGGTATTTCCTCCGTTTCACCGATCCGCACAACGACGAGCTGCCATTCGCCCGCGACAAAGTGGATTACTGGATGCCGATCGACCAGTACATCGGTGGGGTCGAGCATGCCGTGCTGCACCTGCTCTACGCCCGGTTCTTCACGAAGGTGCTGTACGACCTCGGCATGGTCGGATTCCAGGAGCCGTTCACGGCCTTGTTCACCCAGGGGATGCTCACCAAAGACGGCGCCAAGATGTCCAAATCGAAAGGGAACGTCGTCGCTCCCGACCCGTACTACGAACGGTACGGCGCCGACGCAATCCGCCTGTACGAGCTGTTCATCGGACCGCCGACCGACGACGCGGTGTGGAACGATCGAGGCGTCGAGGGGACTGCCCGGTTCCTCGACCGGGTGTGGCGTCTCGGCACCGAGACTGCTTCCTTCGAAACCCGGGAACCGGCACCGGCCGACCTGGCAATCCGCCAGACCGCCCACCGTACGCTGGCCAAGGTCACCGGCGATATCGAAAGGTTCGCGTTCAACACGGGTGTGGCGGCGCTCATGGAGTTCAACAACGCTCTTCTCGCCTACGTTCGCTCGGGGGCGCGGAAAGAGACCTTCGATGACGTCTACGGGTTGCTGCTGCAGATGCTCGCACCGATGGCTCCGCACGTCGCCCACGAGTTGTGGGAGTTGACCGGACACGAGACGATGCTCGCCACCGAGCCGTGGCCACGGTTCGATCCTGCGCTGATCGTCGAGGACGTCATCACCATGGTCATCCAGGTGAACGGCAAGGTTCGGGACCGTGTTCGAGTGCCTGCAGACATCACCCAGGATGATGCCGAGGAGATTGCCCTGACGTCGGAGCGGATTCGCTCCTGGACCGACGGCAAGACGATTCGGAAGGTGATCTCTCGGCCGCCGAGGCTCGTCAACATCGTGGTTGGCTGA
- a CDS encoding MBL fold metallo-hydrolase, with product MTRLRPPGVAGRWTLGAGALVWSAVAVGRLAGTFAVAGAVVAGGTILIAVRRNWAVVAAALVVAGSLSGSLSAARESSVLTAPSVDGPVRLAGWAIDDLRPGRSGEWFLFQPTHIERDRTWQVWDGAPILVAVDRSADIAARDHVIVRGTARTQAGRARGDPYAGVIRGASVTIVSSATDPLFLVGNAVRRRIAVGLDAHGEDAAEALLSGFLIGDVRRLPPVASDQLRRSGLSHFVAVSGSNVALFLLLWWVIVGPFAFGPRRRAVVGLVGLAVFVVVTRWEPSVLRAAGMAGLLLVARAVGIALTPWVALGMSVSTLLLVSGELGGDIGFQLSVAATVGVMAGADLFKDRLPRWVGAPLGVTVAAQIAVAPVLLAHFGTLPLLSPLANLVASPLVMISTASGGIGLLTGARLLTEVGVCAAGAVLFIAKAASSWPQIGPMAALLIAAGGFLARSRSLRPLLAVVAGAIVLATVVVPAHRVTGASTVFLDVGQGDSELLIGSGGETVLIDGGPDPVLILHKLTEYGVRSIDLMVLSHPHDDHAAGLLAVIEHLPVGALWHSGYLDGGPAAAELLSEAERRGIPVLVPSIGERAAIGDLDISVVGPLRRYASPNDQSLVLVVESHETTMLFPGDVERIAQSELGPISTDVLKVPHQGADTSDVGWLLSTRPIQAIVSVGSNTFGHPSLEVIRAFESVGIIVRRTDEEGDIVIPFR from the coding sequence GTGACACGACTGCGACCGCCCGGCGTTGCCGGACGGTGGACTCTGGGTGCTGGAGCGCTCGTGTGGAGTGCCGTGGCTGTCGGCAGGCTCGCGGGCACGTTCGCGGTCGCCGGGGCAGTGGTCGCCGGAGGCACGATTCTGATCGCTGTCCGTCGAAACTGGGCGGTCGTCGCCGCTGCGCTGGTCGTGGCCGGTTCGCTCTCCGGCTCGCTGTCTGCGGCAAGGGAGTCTTCGGTGCTCACTGCTCCTTCGGTCGACGGTCCTGTCAGGCTCGCCGGTTGGGCAATCGATGACCTCCGTCCTGGCAGATCCGGCGAGTGGTTCCTCTTCCAACCGACTCACATCGAGCGTGACCGCACGTGGCAGGTCTGGGATGGGGCTCCCATCCTCGTCGCGGTCGATAGGTCAGCTGACATTGCTGCTCGGGATCACGTGATCGTGCGAGGTACCGCCCGGACGCAGGCCGGGAGGGCACGTGGCGATCCGTACGCAGGCGTCATCCGGGGTGCGAGTGTGACGATCGTGTCTTCGGCTACCGACCCTCTGTTCTTGGTCGGGAATGCCGTGCGGCGAAGGATCGCGGTAGGGCTGGACGCTCACGGCGAGGACGCCGCGGAAGCGCTGCTCTCCGGGTTCCTGATCGGTGATGTGCGCCGGCTGCCGCCGGTGGCGTCCGACCAGCTTCGCAGGTCGGGACTGTCGCATTTCGTAGCGGTCTCCGGGTCCAACGTTGCACTGTTCCTTCTGCTCTGGTGGGTCATTGTCGGACCGTTCGCCTTCGGACCTCGCCGGAGGGCGGTCGTCGGACTGGTCGGCCTGGCCGTGTTCGTGGTCGTGACCCGCTGGGAGCCTTCGGTCCTTCGTGCCGCGGGCATGGCCGGTCTCCTGCTGGTGGCTCGCGCCGTCGGAATCGCCCTCACCCCATGGGTCGCACTCGGCATGTCGGTTTCGACGTTGTTGCTGGTGTCGGGCGAACTTGGTGGAGATATCGGATTCCAACTCTCCGTAGCCGCGACGGTCGGGGTCATGGCGGGCGCCGATCTCTTCAAGGACCGGCTTCCCCGCTGGGTCGGTGCACCCTTGGGAGTGACCGTCGCAGCGCAGATCGCAGTTGCTCCGGTTCTTCTTGCCCACTTCGGTACATTGCCGCTGCTCTCGCCGCTGGCCAATCTCGTTGCGTCGCCATTGGTGATGATCTCGACGGCATCCGGAGGAATCGGACTCCTCACAGGAGCGCGGCTCCTGACCGAAGTCGGGGTGTGTGCCGCGGGCGCCGTGTTGTTCATAGCGAAGGCTGCCTCGAGTTGGCCACAGATCGGGCCGATGGCGGCACTCCTGATTGCTGCAGGCGGCTTCCTCGCCCGATCGCGCAGCTTGCGCCCCTTGCTCGCCGTGGTTGCAGGGGCGATCGTGCTGGCCACGGTCGTCGTCCCCGCACATCGGGTGACCGGCGCGTCGACCGTATTCCTGGATGTCGGACAAGGGGACTCGGAACTCCTCATCGGTTCGGGCGGTGAAACGGTTCTGATCGACGGGGGGCCGGATCCCGTGCTGATACTGCACAAGCTCACGGAGTACGGAGTCCGCAGCATCGATCTCATGGTGCTGTCACATCCACATGATGATCACGCGGCAGGACTCCTGGCCGTTATCGAACATCTCCCTGTTGGAGCCCTGTGGCACTCCGGATATCTGGACGGCGGGCCTGCCGCCGCCGAGCTGCTCTCCGAGGCCGAGCGGCGAGGAATTCCGGTCCTGGTGCCATCGATCGGAGAGCGGGCGGCCATCGGGGACCTCGACATCAGCGTGGTGGGGCCTTTGCGGCGCTATGCATCGCCGAACGATCAGTCGCTCGTGCTCGTCGTGGAGAGTCACGAGACGACGATGCTCTTCCCTGGTGATGTGGAAAGGATCGCTCAGTCCGAACTCGGACCCATCTCCACCGACGTGCTGAAAGTACCCCACCAGGGAGCCGACACTTCGGATGTCGGATGGCTCCTCTCGACGAGACCGATCCAGGCGATCGTCAGTGTCGGGTCGAACACGTTCGGACATCCATCTCTCGAGGTCATCAGGGCTTTCGAGTCCGTCGGCATCATCGTGCGGCGCACGGACGAAGAAGGAGATATCGTCATCCCCTTCCGATGA
- the feoB gene encoding ferrous iron transport protein B, with protein MADREVSVALAAIPNTGKTTLFNRLTGSNQKVGNWPGVSIQKAVGHFTLGEYEVELIDLPGAYSITPTSEEERIVRDFFLNDPPGVILNILDARNLYRGLGFTLQMSHSGLPMVVAVNMMDEARRAGLDLDLEILAEHLGCPVIPVVARTGEGIPSLRQALYETIRRPDQGRPPHVSWPPVVEAAVADLAREIERKAGPTDLDEGFLALRVLEGDTVAPLENHPAMAQIRASADEWRNRIEETTGAGIPAVCAQCRFNSARGLVLEATNRKPPLPDALSEKLDRVLLHRRLGLPLFAVIMLAVFQGVYALGAPLQSWLATLFALIGDGLSQLMSGFPQLVRSFVVDGLWEGLATVASFFPIILLFFLFMSIIEDSGYMARAAFLMDRLMHRLGLDGKAFINLLLGYGCNVPAVMGTRVLSGKHNRIRAMLLIPFTLCSARLQVFVFLSAILFSPVVAPWVVFGLYLASFAALIGVGLLLKALQIAGPPEPFIMEIPPYRLPTTRTVGLRAWYEVKDFLYRAGTMIAIGVVVVWLLTNLPPGADVAGPASYAGILGRVFEPIFHPLGIGWQETVALLFGLIAKEVVIGAFALIYAGDLTTQISSNISALQGLSFMVFTLLYIPCIATIAAIRAEAHSWKVAAGALGLGLVIAWLAAFAVYQGGHLLGFS; from the coding sequence ATGGCCGACCGTGAGGTATCTGTCGCACTCGCAGCGATTCCGAACACCGGCAAGACAACACTGTTCAACCGCCTGACCGGCTCGAACCAGAAGGTCGGTAACTGGCCGGGAGTGTCCATTCAGAAGGCGGTCGGACACTTCACTCTCGGCGAATATGAAGTCGAGCTCATCGACCTTCCTGGTGCCTACTCGATCACCCCGACCTCGGAAGAGGAGCGCATCGTCCGTGACTTCTTCCTCAACGATCCTCCTGGAGTGATCCTCAACATCCTCGATGCCCGCAACCTGTACCGGGGGCTGGGATTCACCCTCCAGATGAGCCACAGCGGCCTCCCGATGGTGGTGGCCGTCAACATGATGGATGAAGCGAGGCGTGCCGGACTCGACCTCGATCTGGAGATCCTCGCAGAGCATCTCGGCTGTCCGGTCATCCCGGTCGTCGCCAGGACCGGCGAGGGCATCCCCTCGCTCAGGCAGGCGCTGTATGAGACGATCCGGCGCCCGGACCAGGGCCGTCCACCCCACGTGTCGTGGCCGCCGGTGGTGGAAGCGGCAGTCGCCGATCTCGCTCGCGAGATCGAACGCAAAGCGGGGCCGACCGATCTCGACGAAGGCTTCCTCGCTCTGCGCGTCCTGGAAGGTGACACCGTCGCGCCCCTCGAGAATCACCCGGCGATGGCCCAGATTCGAGCGAGTGCGGACGAATGGCGCAATCGCATCGAGGAGACCACCGGCGCCGGCATCCCGGCGGTCTGCGCGCAGTGCCGGTTCAACTCTGCGCGGGGCCTGGTTCTCGAGGCAACGAACCGCAAACCTCCATTACCAGACGCTCTGAGCGAGAAGTTGGACCGCGTGTTGCTGCACCGGCGGCTCGGCCTCCCCCTCTTCGCAGTCATCATGCTGGCCGTCTTTCAGGGTGTCTACGCCCTCGGAGCCCCACTGCAGTCATGGCTCGCCACGTTGTTCGCTCTCATCGGAGACGGACTGTCCCAGCTGATGTCCGGATTCCCCCAGCTCGTGCGGTCGTTCGTCGTCGACGGCCTCTGGGAGGGGCTCGCGACCGTCGCTTCTTTCTTCCCGATCATCTTGCTCTTCTTCCTATTCATGTCCATCATCGAAGACTCCGGTTACATGGCCCGTGCGGCGTTCCTGATGGACCGGCTCATGCACCGTCTCGGCCTCGACGGCAAGGCGTTCATCAACTTGCTGCTCGGCTACGGGTGCAACGTCCCCGCGGTGATGGGCACTCGGGTCCTGTCGGGAAAGCACAACCGGATCCGAGCGATGCTGCTGATCCCGTTCACGCTGTGTAGTGCCCGGCTGCAGGTCTTCGTGTTCCTCTCCGCCATTCTGTTCTCGCCGGTCGTCGCGCCATGGGTGGTGTTCGGCCTGTATCTCGCCAGCTTCGCTGCGCTCATCGGAGTCGGCCTGCTCCTCAAGGCGTTACAGATCGCCGGGCCGCCGGAACCGTTCATCATGGAGATCCCCCCGTATCGCCTCCCGACGACGCGAACGGTCGGCCTCCGTGCCTGGTACGAGGTCAAGGACTTCCTGTACCGGGCCGGGACCATGATCGCCATCGGAGTCGTCGTCGTCTGGCTGCTGACGAACCTTCCTCCGGGCGCCGACGTTGCAGGGCCGGCAAGCTACGCGGGTATCCTCGGTCGGGTATTCGAGCCGATCTTCCATCCGCTCGGCATCGGATGGCAGGAGACCGTGGCCCTGCTCTTCGGTCTCATCGCCAAAGAGGTCGTCATCGGAGCCTTCGCCCTCATCTATGCCGGCGATCTCACCACACAGATCTCCTCCAACATCTCCGCTCTTCAGGGCCTCTCCTTCATGGTGTTCACGTTGCTCTACATACCGTGCATAGCAACGATTGCAGCCATCCGGGCCGAAGCCCACTCGTGGAAGGTCGCCGCCGGCGCACTTGGACTGGGACTCGTCATCGCTTGGCTGGCGGCATTCGCCGTCTACCAGGGTGGCCATCTGCTCGGCTTCTCATAG
- a CDS encoding ComEA family DNA-binding protein, with protein MTRFSALIAAGALALAAAAGLWFGRPSVATAPVETPPVIRPEDVVDMVTVYVSGAVLHPGLVEIEAPARVADAIAGAGGALPFARLSSINLAAPISDGQQVDVPAIDAEGSSTAVDSGKVAINRADAQELESLPGVGPVLAKRIFDYRELNGPFETVEDLLDVPGIGEGKLAALRDAVIVP; from the coding sequence TTGACTCGATTTTCCGCTCTCATCGCAGCAGGGGCGCTCGCGCTCGCCGCGGCGGCCGGCCTTTGGTTCGGCAGGCCGAGCGTGGCCACGGCTCCTGTAGAGACCCCACCGGTGATTCGCCCAGAGGACGTGGTCGACATGGTGACCGTCTACGTGTCGGGGGCGGTGCTCCATCCGGGCCTCGTTGAGATCGAGGCGCCGGCGCGCGTGGCCGACGCCATCGCAGGAGCAGGCGGAGCCCTTCCCTTCGCGCGACTGAGCAGCATCAATCTCGCCGCACCGATCTCTGATGGGCAGCAAGTCGATGTGCCCGCGATCGATGCCGAGGGGTCGTCGACGGCCGTGGACTCAGGCAAAGTGGCGATCAATCGTGCCGACGCCCAGGAGTTGGAGTCCCTGCCCGGAGTGGGACCGGTTCTCGCCAAGCGGATATTCGACTACCGGGAGCTCAACGGGCCGTTTGAGACCGTCGAGGATCTGCTGGATGTCCCCGGCATCGGTGAAGGAAAGCTCGCGGCGCTTCGTGATGCGGTGATCGTGCCGTGA
- a CDS encoding polyphosphate kinase 2 family protein, whose amino-acid sequence MNCHRVEPETAVRLSDRDPADATAFAGGKNAGRKKAEALNRRLEKLQELLYAEGKHRLLVVLQAMDTGGKDGTIQHVFDGTNPQGVKVASFKKPTPQELAHDYLWRVHPHTPGNGEIVIFNRSHYEDVLVVRVHNLVPPDIWSRRYDQINAFEKRLADEGTTILKFFLHISKEEQRRRLQARLDEPTKHWKFSRNDLAERKRWDAYTEAYEAVLSKTSTLWAPWYVVPADRKWYRNLVVSEVLVDTLERLDMRYPEAEEGLDQVVIT is encoded by the coding sequence ATGAACTGCCATCGCGTCGAACCCGAAACCGCCGTCCGCCTCTCCGACCGGGATCCAGCGGATGCCACGGCGTTTGCCGGCGGCAAGAACGCGGGACGCAAGAAAGCCGAGGCGCTGAATCGCAGATTGGAGAAACTCCAGGAACTGCTCTACGCGGAAGGCAAACACCGGCTCCTCGTCGTGCTGCAGGCGATGGACACCGGCGGCAAGGATGGAACGATCCAGCATGTCTTCGACGGCACGAACCCACAGGGTGTCAAGGTCGCCTCGTTCAAGAAACCAACGCCACAGGAGCTGGCCCACGACTACCTGTGGCGGGTCCACCCGCACACGCCGGGCAACGGCGAGATCGTCATCTTCAACCGTTCCCACTACGAGGACGTCCTCGTCGTCAGAGTGCACAACCTCGTTCCGCCCGACATCTGGAGTCGGCGCTACGACCAGATCAATGCCTTCGAAAAGAGACTCGCCGATGAGGGCACGACGATCCTCAAGTTCTTCCTGCACATCTCCAAGGAGGAGCAGCGTCGACGGCTGCAAGCCCGCCTGGACGAACCGACGAAACACTGGAAGTTCTCCCGGAACGACCTCGCCGAGCGGAAACGTTGGGACGCCTACACGGAGGCGTACGAGGCCGTCCTGTCAAAAACGTCCACGCTCTGGGCACCGTGGTACGTGGTTCCTGCAGACCGAAAGTGGTACCGCAACCTGGTCGTGTCCGAGGTGCTGGTCGACACGCTCGAACGTCTCGACATGCGGTACCCGGAGGCGGAGGAGGGTCTCGACCAGGTAGTGATCACCTGA
- a CDS encoding arginase family protein — protein sequence MERIAVPFFIGEPMRGFRIPEPHRTINPTLPQSPPQQRMAVLYRALADEVARIDRPCVYAGDCLATIGVLAGLQRRGVSPTVVWFDAHGDFHTWETTPSGFLGGMPLAMLVGRGERTIMAGAGATPIDEHQAILVDGRDLDPGEPVDSSELLHVSVDELQGLLPEDAPLYVHIDVDVVDPTDMPAVNYPSPGGPSLEAVASSLRSIASTGRVVACSISSWNPALPEAETAAAATETLVDALA from the coding sequence ATGGAACGCATCGCCGTCCCGTTCTTCATCGGTGAACCGATGCGGGGCTTCCGGATTCCCGAGCCTCATCGCACGATCAACCCGACCCTTCCGCAAAGCCCTCCTCAGCAGCGTATGGCCGTCCTCTACCGTGCCCTCGCCGACGAAGTCGCCCGCATCGATCGTCCGTGCGTGTACGCCGGAGATTGCCTGGCAACGATCGGGGTCCTTGCCGGTCTCCAGCGGAGAGGCGTCTCCCCCACCGTGGTCTGGTTCGACGCACACGGTGATTTCCACACCTGGGAAACGACCCCCTCAGGGTTCCTCGGTGGAATGCCGCTGGCGATGCTGGTCGGTCGAGGCGAGCGCACGATCATGGCCGGAGCCGGTGCGACGCCGATCGACGAGCACCAGGCGATCCTGGTCGACGGCCGTGACCTCGACCCGGGTGAGCCGGTCGACTCGTCGGAACTCCTTCACGTATCCGTCGACGAACTGCAGGGACTGCTTCCCGAAGATGCCCCGCTCTACGTGCACATCGATGTCGACGTAGTCGACCCTACCGACATGCCGGCCGTGAACTACCCGTCGCCCGGCGGCCCGTCGCTGGAAGCCGTAGCGTCGTCGTTGCGGTCGATTGCGTCGACAGGCCGGGTAGTCGCCTGCTCGATCTCGTCCTGGAATCCTGCGCTCCCGGAAGCGGAGACTGCGGCGGCTGCAACCGAGACACTCGTCGACGCGTTGGCGTAG